Proteins from a single region of Macaca fascicularis isolate 582-1 chromosome 17, T2T-MFA8v1.1:
- the COMMD6 gene encoding COMM domain-containing protein 6 isoform X1, producing the protein MEACSEPPLDAKSEVTNQLVDFQWKLGMAVSSDTCRSLKYPYVAVMLKVADHSGQVKTKCFEMTIPQFQNFYRQFKEIAAVIETV; encoded by the exons ATGGAGGCGTGTAGCGAGCCGCCGCTGGATGCTAAGTCCGAG GTCACCAACCAG CTTGTAGATTTTCAGTGGAAACTGGGTATGGCTGTGAGCTCAGACACTTGCAGATCTCTTAAGTATCCTTATGTTGCAGTGATGCTAAAAGTGGCAGATCATTCAGGCCAAGTAAAGACCAAGTGCTTTGAAATGACGATTCCACAGTTTCAG AATTTCTACAGACAGTTCAAGGAAATTGCTGCAGTTATTGAAACGGTGTGA
- the COMMD6 gene encoding COMM domain-containing protein 6 isoform X2 has protein sequence MAVSSDTCRSLKYPYVAVMLKVADHSGQVKTKCFEMTIPQFQNFYRQFKEIAAVIETV, from the exons ATGGCTGTGAGCTCAGACACTTGCAGATCTCTTAAGTATCCTTATGTTGCAGTGATGCTAAAAGTGGCAGATCATTCAGGCCAAGTAAAGACCAAGTGCTTTGAAATGACGATTCCACAGTTTCAG AATTTCTACAGACAGTTCAAGGAAATTGCTGCAGTTATTGAAACGGTGTGA